The genomic DNA ATTCAAACAGATTTCAGTGGGGGTGTAGTCCGTGATAATCCTGAAGTAAATAAAATGATAGCTGAGCATACAGCACTGGGTCGTGCTGGTGTTCCGGATGATATCGGACCTATGATTGCTTCACTATTATCAGATAGTAATAGATGGGTAACCGGTCAGCGTATTGAAGTTTCCGGAGGAATGTTTCTTTAAAAAATAGTATGCCAATATTATACTTTGATAGCAAACACAAGTGTTTGTATAAATTTTAAAGTTGCTACATTGAGCTGTATCTAAAAAATTTATTTTGATACAGCTCTTTTTTTGTAACTATTTTACAATTATAGAAAATAATTTCAAATTTTTTATTGACATAATTTTGTAAATAAGTTACAATAATTTCATCTAAGATACAAGAATTGGAAATAAAAACAAAAAATAACAAATAAATTAATTGGTTAAGGAGGCTTATCATGAAAAAGACAATATCAATACTAGCATTAACACTGACAGTATCATTCACAGCACTGGCTGATGCAGTATCATATGATTCGTCAAAAGAAATAATTGACAGAATACAATTAGAAATGAAACATAAATAAATTTTGAAATTATAAATATATATTTTACTGTTAACTTGTAAGCACAGAAAAATAATTTCAAAAATTTTTTTTAGAATTATTTTGTAAATTAATTACAATTTATTTATCTGAAATACAAATATTGTAAAAGAAAACAAATATCAAATAAAATAACTATTTTAAGGAGGTCAGCCATGAAAAAAATATTATTAATACCGGCATTAACATTGGCAGTATCATTCACAGCTTTAGCTGATGCAGTATCATATGATTCGTCAAAAGAAATAATTGACAGAATACAGTTAGAAATGAAACATAAATAAATTTTTGAAAAATATAAATATTAAACAAAATAATTATTGGAGGAAAAAAATGGAATATAAAGGTTTTGGACTTGGATGCATGAGCTTATCAACTGCTGATCAGGCGGAAAGTTCTGCTGTTATACATACAGCTTTAGATGAAGGTATTTCTTTTTTGAATACTGGGGATTTCTATGGTTCAGGGGAAAGTGAGATGGCTGTCGGAGAGGCTCTAAAAGGTTACAGCCGTGAAAAATATTACATATCAGTAAAATTCGGGGCTCTTACAATGCCAAATGGCGGGCTGTATAGTTTGGATGTACATCCTGACAGGATTAAAAACTATCTGACTCACTCCCTGAAGCGTTTAAAACTTGACTATATTGACTTATATCAGCCTTGCAGGATTGATCTTGGTATCCCTGTAGAAGAAACTATCGGGGCAATTTCAGATTTGGTTAAAGAAGGATATGTGCGACATATCGGACTTAGTCAGGTAGATTCTGAAACAATCAAAAGAGCTCAGGCAGTTCATAAAATAGAGCTGGTAGAAATGGAGTATTCTTTATTTAATCGCGGCATAGAAAAGGATATCCTTTCAACAGCCCGTAAATTAGATATTGGAGTTGTGTCATTCGGGACGCTTGCCCATGGACTTTTAAGCGGTTCATGGACTAAAGAACGTCTTAAACATGGTGAATTCCCATTACATATGATGAGTCCGCTGTTATCAAAAGAAAACGTTGAAAAAAACATTGAGTTTGTTGAAAACTTAGACCAAATTGCAAATGAAAAAAATGTAAGTGTATCTCAGCTTGCTCACGCTTGGATTTTGTCAAAAGGAGACGATATTATACCGCTTATCGGAACAAGCAAGGTGAAACATTTAAAAAATTCTCTGGAGTCTAAAAATCTGTTTTTAAGCGAAGAAGATATACAAAGAATAGAAAATGCAGTGCCGCAGGATAAGATTTCCGGTGAAAGTTTACGAAGAATGCAGTTTAAGAATGGAGTCATAGTCAGATAGTAAAAAATACTGAAATTGAGGAAATTAAGTAAAAAACATTATTAAAAATAATGGAGGAAATAATATGAATGAAGTATTAGAATTTTTAAAAAACTGCAAAGTATTTTTTGTTGCAACAGCAGAGCAGGGAAAGCCTAAAGTCAGGCCGTTTAGTTTTGTTATGATGCATGAAGAAAAGTTATATTTTGTAACAGGAAATCAAAAACCATTTTTTAAGCAAATTCAGGCAAATCCGGAAATTGAAATATGCGGAACCAGCCAAAAAATGGAATGGATACGTCTTAGCGGTAAAGCTGTTCCGGATTCGAGACTTGAGATAAAACAGAGAGCATTTGAGGAATTACCGTTTCTTAAGAATAACTATAAGTCAGTTGAAAATCCGGTAATGGAATGCTTTTATCTGGGAGAAGCCAAGGCTGATTTTTGTAAAATAGACGGATCATCAAAGACAGTTGTTCTCTAAAACTTACTTTCTGAAAACAGGGCTGTATCAAAATATAATTCATAATATTTTACACCTGTATTTTGGAAACCGAAAAAAATGTATTTATTTATGAAGAATTAATTTATATATTGGATAACTAAATTTATACACTGAAATAAAAGGAGAACAAATTATGAACACTGAGAAATATGAACAATATAAAAATAAAAACGTAATTTTAATTACAGTATTACTGCTTGCTTTTATGACTTCACTTGACGGAAGTATAGTAAATGTAGCCCTACCTATGATGTCAGAAAGCTTATCTGTCAATACACAATCTATAAGCTGGGTTTTTTCTTCCTATTTGATAGGAATTTGTACTCTCATATTAGCATTTGGAAAACTGGGAGATCTTAAGGGAAAAATGAAAGTTTTCAAAACAGGAATTCTCATATTTACACTGGGTTCAATGATGTCTGGATTATCTGCGGCCTTTCCCTTTCTTATAACAGCAAGAATCATTCAGGCTGTAGGAGCTGCCGCATCTATGGCCACAAGCCAGGGAATTATCACAGAAGCTGTTCCAAGAAATGAAATTGGTAAAGCCTTTGGGTTATTTGGTACTTGTATAGCTTTAGGAACTATGATGGGAGCACCAATAGGCGGCTTTATAATTTCCATATTTAAATGGAACTACATTTTCTTCTTTAATGTTCCTATTGGGATCATAATATTTATTTTATGCTTTAAGTTTTTACCCAAAGAACATGTAAATAACGGAAAGTTTCCTGATATAAGAGGCTTTTTACTTTTTGTGATAACTATAGTCAGTTTTTTTATCGCTGTAATGCAGGGAGGTGCTGTGGGCTACGGTAATCCTTTTATAATCAGCTGCTTTGTTATTTCGATAGCAGCGTTTATTTTCTTTGTTTTTACAGAGAAAAGAGCTGATGACCCAATGCTTGACTTGGATATATTTAAATCAAAATCATTTTCGATAAGTATTTTTTGCTCATTTTTAAGCTTTGTAGCAATCTTCTGTCTGTTAATAATCAATCTGTTTTACTTACATTATGCGAGGGAATATGATCCTTCTTTTATAGGGCTGTTAATGATGTTTTATTCAATAATCCTTACTTTATCATCACTTTTCAGCGGTATACTTTCAGATAAGATACGCCCTGAGCTTTTGACTTTCACAGGCTTAGCAATTATGGGAGCAGGTTTTTTCTTCATGACACTCTTAAATATAAGCACTCCTATATTCTTATTATTGATTTTTATGGCACTTATAGGCTTGGGAGCAGGACTGTTTCAATCACCAAACAATTCATTGGTAATGTCTGCAGCGAGTAAAGATAAGCTTGGGATTGCGGGAAGCGTAAATGCATTGGTAAGAAATATAGGAATGAGTATCGGTATAGCGGTAGCTACTATTCTTTTATACGATAGAATGAGTCAGAAAGCAGGATATAAGGTTTCGACCTATGTAGCAGGAAGCGATGATATCTTTCTTTACGGGATGAGATATGTCTATGTTGTGGCAGGAATACTCTGTGTAATTGGGGCAATTATTACTTTTATGAGATTTTATCACCAAAAAATAAGCTTTAATAATAAAAACTGAAAGGAATGACTCTTATGAAAACAATCATTATTACAGGTGCGAATTCCGGTTTGGGATTTGAATGTGCCAAAAATATACTTTTGGAAAATTCGGACTATTTTATCATTATGGCATGCCGGAATATTGAAAAATCCGAGAAAGCCAAGATAGAATTAATAGGAAAAACAAAAAATAAAAATATTCAGGTTATGGAATTAAATTTATCATCATTTGACTCTGTGAGATGATTTG from Sebaldella termitidis ATCC 33386 includes the following:
- a CDS encoding aldo/keto reductase, producing MEYKGFGLGCMSLSTADQAESSAVIHTALDEGISFLNTGDFYGSGESEMAVGEALKGYSREKYYISVKFGALTMPNGGLYSLDVHPDRIKNYLTHSLKRLKLDYIDLYQPCRIDLGIPVEETIGAISDLVKEGYVRHIGLSQVDSETIKRAQAVHKIELVEMEYSLFNRGIEKDILSTARKLDIGVVSFGTLAHGLLSGSWTKERLKHGEFPLHMMSPLLSKENVEKNIEFVENLDQIANEKNVSVSQLAHAWILSKGDDIIPLIGTSKVKHLKNSLESKNLFLSEEDIQRIENAVPQDKISGESLRRMQFKNGVIVR
- a CDS encoding pyridoxamine 5'-phosphate oxidase family protein, with translation MNEVLEFLKNCKVFFVATAEQGKPKVRPFSFVMMHEEKLYFVTGNQKPFFKQIQANPEIEICGTSQKMEWIRLSGKAVPDSRLEIKQRAFEELPFLKNNYKSVENPVMECFYLGEAKADFCKIDGSSKTVVL
- a CDS encoding MFS transporter, with protein sequence MNTEKYEQYKNKNVILITVLLLAFMTSLDGSIVNVALPMMSESLSVNTQSISWVFSSYLIGICTLILAFGKLGDLKGKMKVFKTGILIFTLGSMMSGLSAAFPFLITARIIQAVGAAASMATSQGIITEAVPRNEIGKAFGLFGTCIALGTMMGAPIGGFIISIFKWNYIFFFNVPIGIIIFILCFKFLPKEHVNNGKFPDIRGFLLFVITIVSFFIAVMQGGAVGYGNPFIISCFVISIAAFIFFVFTEKRADDPMLDLDIFKSKSFSISIFCSFLSFVAIFCLLIINLFYLHYAREYDPSFIGLLMMFYSIILTLSSLFSGILSDKIRPELLTFTGLAIMGAGFFFMTLLNISTPIFLLLIFMALIGLGAGLFQSPNNSLVMSAASKDKLGIAGSVNALVRNIGMSIGIAVATILLYDRMSQKAGYKVSTYVAGSDDIFLYGMRYVYVVAGILCVIGAIITFMRFYHQKISFNNKN